The window AGCGCCGCCTCGTCGATCACAGCGCCCTCATGAATGTCGATGGCGCGCCTGGTGTTGCCGTCGAGGCTGGAGTTGAACAGGCCGGCGGGATCGGGCAGCGAAGCGCCCTTGGCGAAGGTCAGCTTCACCGCGCTCTTGTAGGTTTCGCCAGTGCAGACGATGCCGGCATGTTCCCAGACCGGGACGCCGCGCCATTTCCATGTCTCGACCACCTCGGGATCGGCCTGCCGGATGATGGCGCGTACCTTTGCCAGCGCCGCACCGCGCCAGCCGGTCAGTTCCGCGATCCGGGCGTCGATCTGCTCGGAGGCCGAGGCTGTATCGCCGGTCTTGTCGTTCGCTGTCTTCATCGGGCCGATATCCTCGTAGTCGTCATCACATCTTCTCGCCCGGCAAGGCGGCGGCCTGCTTCACCCAGGCGGTGAACTGGGCCTCGTCGAGTGCGTCATCCTCGCGGATGTCGAGATAGCGCACCTCCTTCTGCTTGGAGGTGCCGGGCGGGACGGGATCGAGCGCGGCGCCGCGGAAGAAGGCGACCTTCACATATTTCGCGAAGACGTGGATGCCGAGGAACCAGTGCCCGTCCTCGACGCCATAGAGCGGCGAGTTCCATTTGACCGCCTTCCTAACCTCCGGGACGGCGCTGGTGATCAGCGTGTCGAGGCGGGCTCCGAGCCCGCTCTTCCATCCCGGCATGGCGGCGATGTAGGCCTGCACCGGTTCTTCGCCATAGCCCTTGGCGATCTGCGGATTGCCGCCGGAGAGGAGAACCGGTTCCGCGCTCGCGCTGGCCTTCATCGCTGTCTTCTTCGCCGATGCTTTGGTGGTGTTGCCCGCCATGTCCCGCTTCCTACCCGTCGACCCGCTTCCTACCCGTCGACCCGCTGCCCGCTCCGCCAGCCGGCGGTGTAGGGCAGCACGAACATATAGAGGCCCGAGAAGATCAGCAGGAACAGCGGCAGCAGCGGCGAATAGACGATCCAGGCTGGTGGCGGCCCCAGGGCCATGGCGACGAAATTGGCGATGACAGTCGCCGTGAAGATGATGGCGAGCCAGCGATGGGCCTGCCGAATAACGCTGCTCCAGGTCACGAGAAGCTCCTTGCAAATATGAGAATCGACATGGTCACTCCGCCCGCTCCAGCAGTTGTTCCAGCTTGCCGAAGAATTCCTGCCAGCCGGCCTTGGCGCCGCCAAAAGCCTGCTTCTGCTCCGGCCGGAAGCCCGCCTGCTCCATGCGCAGCAGCGTGCCCTTGGCCGTCGGGGTGAGCGTGAAGGTCACCACGCTCTTCATGTCGAAGGCGGGGTCGTCATGGGCGAAGTCCCAGGTGTAGGACAGCGTCCGGTTCGGCTCGATGTCGAGGACTTCGCAATCGAGCACGCCGCCCCATTCGCCGCGCAGGTTGAAGCGATGGCCGACGACCGGTGCGAAATCGTTCTTCATCAGCCATTCCGCGATCAGGTGCGGCTGGGTCAGGGCGCGCCAGAGCTTTTCCGGCGGATGGGCGATCTCGCGCTCGACGGTGACGGAGCGCGTTTGCGTTGCGGCGGTGCTCATTGATCCATCCTTGTGAGCAAATTTTCGAGGTCATCGAACCGCGCCTCCCAGAACCCGGCCATCTGGCTGGTCCAGTCGATCAGCGGGGAGAGTGCGCCGAGCTGGGCGCTGTAATGGGTCTGCCGGCCTTCATGGCGATCGCGCACCAGCCCGGCCTGCCTCAGCACACCGAGATGCTTGGAGACGGCCGGCTGCGAGACGCCGGCCTGCGCGGTCAGCGCCCCGACCGTCAATTCGCCGTCCCGGCACAGACGCTCGAAGATCGCGCGCCGCGTCGGGTCGGCAAGCGTCCTGAACAGCATGTCGTGAGCGTCTGGCATCTGGAATCGATAACCCGTTGGCTATGAGTTTATTCATAACCATGGAGATATGAATTGGTCAAGTGCCCTCGCGAACAGAGCGGGACTGGGGCGCGGCAGGCGCGCTGGACCAGACAAGCCCGTTCCCGCAGGATGCCGCATGAAACTGCGGAGCCGTAGCTGTTTGCACGCTCCGTCATCCTGCCTTCGAGGAACTCACCATGGATCTGATGTTGAACGGCAAGCGCGCCCTGGTCGCGGGCGGCAGCAAGGGGATCGGCCGCGCCATTGCGCGGCAATTGGCGCTGGAGGGCGTCGACGTGGTCATCGCCGCGCGCAACCAGGCGGAACTCGATGCTGCCGCGGCCGAGATGGCGCAGGAGACCGGCCGCAAGATCGTCGGCCTGACCGTCGACACGCAGGACGACGCCTCGGTCAAGGCAGTCGTTGCCGGCACCGTCGCGGCGCTCGGCGGGCTCGACATCCTCGTCAACGCCGCCGCCAAGCCGGGCGGGCAGGCGACGCCGCCCAAGCTCGCCGAGATTACCGACGCGCTGTTCTTCGACGACGTCAACGTCAAGGTGATGGGCTATCTGCGCATGGCGCGCGAGGCTGCGCCGGTGATGGAAGCCAATGGCTGGGGCCGGATCATCAACATCAGCGGGCTGGCGGCGCGTTTGACCGGCTCGACCATCGGCTCGATCCGCAATGTCGCGGTGGCGGCGCTGACCAAGAACCTCGCCGACGAGCTCGGCCCGCAGGGCATCAACGTCACCGTGGTACATCCTGGCACGACGCGGACCGAGAAGACGCCGGGTGTGGTCGCGGCGCGGGCGGCAGCTTCAGGGCTGGCGGCCGAGGAGGTCGAGCGCCGGATGGCCGCCAATGTCACGATCGGCCGGCTGGTCGACATGGCCGAGGTCGCCGACATCGTCGCCTTCCTCGCCTCACCGCGCAGCGTCGCGATCAATGGCGACGCGATCGCCTGCGGCGGCGGCTCGAAGGGCGCGATCCACTATTGAGCGGTCGCGCCCAGTCGGTACTTTAGAACAGCGCGGTCGGCGCGACCTCGGCGATGATCATCAGCGCGAGCCCGAGCGCGCCGAGGCTGACGCCGGTCCAGGCGAGCAGGGCGACGCCGGTGATGATCGCAGCCGAGGCGACGACGATGGCGATCTGCAGCAGGCCCGAGACGATGTCGTATTTGTCGTCGCGGGCGCTGGAGACGTCGCGCTTGGCTTCGGCGGCCTTGGCGCGGACGATCAGCTCCTTGCGGCCCTCATTGGTCTCGGGCTCGGACTCGTAGCGGGCGATCGTCGCTTTCCAGCCGTCGATACGCTTCTGCAGGCGTTCGCGCGCGGCCGGCTCGGTGGCGTTGGCCAGCTCGATCTCCATCGCCTCGGCGGCGGTGCGCAGCGTCGTGCCGCGGATCGTCTTGGCCTGGAAGAAGGCCCAGAGATTGGAGGCCTCGATGTTCTTGGACAGCGCGTCCTGCTCGGCGTTCTTGCCGCCGATCTCGGAGAAGGCGAGCAGCAGCGCAAGAATGCCGATCAACAGGGCGATGCGCTTGTTGATCTTGCTGGTCGGCTGGTTGTCTTCGGTGACGTCTGGTGCGGCTGAGGCCATGCGTGATTCCCCCCGGAATGGTCGCGCCAGATCGCCGGTTCGCGTGACGGAATCAAGACGATTTTACGGAATGAGCGCGGACTATCCCCGAGCCCGCGGATGCGCGGAGTCGTAAGCTGCGAGCAGGCGGGTGGAATCGATGCGGGTATAGATCTGCGTCGTCGAGAGCGAGGCGTGGCCGAGCAGCTCCTGGATGGCGCGTAAGTCCCCGCCACGGCCGAGCAGATGGGTGGCGAAGGAATGGCGCAGCGCATGCGGCGTCGCGCTGCTGGCCAAGCCGAGCGAGCCGCGCAGGCCTTCGACCGCGAGCTGGATGATGCGCGGCGAGAGCGGCCCGCCCTTGACGCCGACGAAGAGCGGCCCCTCCGGCGCAAGCCGCCAGGGGCATTGCGCGAGATAGGTGGCGATGGCCTCGATGACGATGGGCAGCACCGGCACCATCCGTGTCTTGCCGCCCTTGCCGAGCACGGTCAGCGCATCGGCGCTGCTCACCGGTGCATCCGAACGCTTGAGGCCGAGCGCCTCGGAGATGCGCAGGCCGCTGCCATAGAGCAAAGAGAGCACGGCGGCGTCGCGCGCCAGAACCCAATCGGGCCGCTCCTCGCCGGCGCGGCTGTCGGCCCTGGTCACCGCCGCCGCCGCTTTCGCATCGAGCGGGCGGGGCAGGCCCTTGCCGAGCCGCGGCCCGCGCGTCGCGGCGAAGGCGGCTGCGGTCAAGCGGCCGCTGCGCTCGCCGAAACGGGCCAGCGAGCGCAGCGCCGCCAGCTGGCGCATCAGCGTGCGGTTGCCGACGCCGTCGCGGCGGCGATAGCCGAGAAAGGCGCGCAGATCTGCAGGCTTCAGGGCGGCGACTGCCTTCAGCGTCGGCGGGGCATCGAGATGATGCGTGAGGAAGATGGCGAACTGGTCGATGTCGCGGCCATAGGCCTCGAGCGTCTTCGACGAAAGCCGGCGCTCATGGCCGAGATGGGCGAGCCAGTCGCGCCGGAGGGTGTCGAAATCGCTCATGGTGCGATCTTGCCGCGCGAGGCTTAACAACCGTTGTCGGGCCCGATCATCGCCTGCTATGAACCCTGCAGATATTGTTCAGGGCTGACCAAATTGCACGCTCCCGATCCGCACGGCCTGACCTTTCCTTTTCCCGAACCGCCGGCACCCGGCCAGCTGATAGAGGCCGCGCCCGGCATCTTCTGGGCGAGGATCGCGCTGCCGTTCCGGCTCGACCACGTCAACATCTACCTGATCGAGGATGGCGACGGCTTTGCGGTGATCGACACCGGCATCGGCGACGAGGCGACCAAACAGGCCTGGCTTGGACTGATGGCTGGCGCGCTCGCCGGCAAGCGGCTGACCCGGCTCTTCGTCACGCATTTCCACCCCGACCATATCGGTCTCGCCGGCTGGCTGCATGAGCGCTTCGGCACGCCGCTCCTGACCAGCCAGACGAGCTATCTCGGCTGCCTCAATATTTCGCTGAGCCCCGGCGCCTCCGAAGCGCCGGTCTACAAGGAGTTCTATCTGCGCCACGGCCTCTCGGCCGAGGTGACTTCGGTCGTCGCGACTTTGGGTCATGGCTATCTCAAGCAGGTCACGCCGCTGCCGCCGACCTTCACCCGGGTGGTCGCCGGCGATGTGCTGCGGATCGGTGGGCGCGATTTCTTCGTGCTGTCGGGCGACGGCCATGCGCCGGAGCAGCTGATGTTCCATTGCCCGGAGGCGAATGTCCTCCTGGCGGCCGACCAGGTGCTGGCCAAGATCACGCCGAACATCAGCGTCTGGGCGGTCGATCCCGAGGGCGATCCGCTCGGCCTCTATCTGCGCTCGTTGACGGTTCTGCCGCAGGCGATCCCGTCGGGAACGCTGGTCCTGCCCGGGCACCAGCTGCCGTTCTACGGGCTCGCCGAGCGCTGCGCCGCGCTCGCCGCCCATCATGGCGAGCGCTGCCGGCTGATCGCCGGGGCGGTCGCCGAGGGGCCGCATTCGGTCGCCGAGCTGGTGCCGGTGATGTTCACGCGGCCGCTCGATCCGCACCAGCTCTCCTTCGCCTTCAGTGAGGTGTTCGCGCATGTGAACGCGATGCTGCGGCAGGGCGAGTTGCGTTGGGCCGAGCCGCAGGCCGACATCATGCGGGTGATAGCGGCCGGCTGAGGCCAGAGCATTTGAAAATTAAGGATGATCCGAGAAGGCGGCCCGGCCGGGCTCGCCGGTCCACGCGGAATTAGGATTCCCCGGCGCATCAATGCACGTGATGAGCGCGGGCGGTTCGGAAGAATCCGAACCGGGCCGTGTCATGTTCGGCAGGTGGCGAAGACTCGGGACGATGGCTCTACCGGCGATGCTTCGGGCGATGCGGCCGCATCATTGGGCGAAGAACGGCCTCGTCTTCGTGCCGATTCTGCTCAACCACGACGTCTTCGCATCCAAAGCGTTGCTCTACGGCCTCGTCGCCTTCGTCTCGTTCTCACTGATGGCGTCGTCGATCTACCTGCTCAACGACATCATCGACGTCGAGGCCGACCGGCGCCACCCGACCAAGTGTAAGCGCCCACTCGCGGCCGGCGAGATCACCACGGGCCAGGCTTATGCGATGGTGCCGGGCCTGCTGATCGTCTCGGTTGCGTTGACGGCGCTGCTGCCACGGCCTGATCTCTATCTGATGGCCTGGGGTGCCTATCTCGTGCTGGCGCTGGCCTATCTCTTCGTGCTGAAGCGCAAGCTCCTGGTCGACGTGCTCGGGCTCGCCGCCCTGCACACGGTGCGCATCATCGCCGGCAATGCGGCGGCAGCGATTCCAATCTCGTCCTGGCTGCTCGCCTTCTCGATGTTCCTGTTTCTGAGTCTGGCGCTGATGAAGCGCTATGCGGAGCTGCGCATCACCCAGGACCAGTCCGGGCTGAAGAAGGCGGGCCGCGGCTATCAGGCCGAGGATATCGAGGCGCTGTCACAGCTCGGCATGGCCTCGGGCTGCACCTGCGCGCTGATCATGGCGCTCTATGTCGACAGCGCTGCGGTCAAGCAGCTCTACCGCCATCCCGAGATGATCTGGCTGGTCTGCCCGATCATCCTCTACCAGATCGCGCGCATGTGGTTCCTGGCCCGGCGCGGCAACATGCCGGACGATCCGCTGATGTTCATGATCCGGGATTGGCGCAGCCAGCTGATGGGCGCGGTCGTCGTGCTGATCATGCTCGGAGCGAAAGTGCTGCCGTGAGCGAGGAGCGCGCTGTCTGGCGCTCATGGGGCGGGCTGGAGGCCAGGGATTCCGCGCTGATTGAACCGGATGACTGGCTCGCCGGACGCCGGAGCAATCAGCCGGTGCTGGCCTATGGCAATGGCCGCTCCTATGGCGATTCCTGCCTGAACGATGGCGGCGGCCTGATCGCGGCGCGCCGGCTCGGCCGCATCCTCTCCTTCGACATCGAGACCGGGATCATGGTTTGCGAGGCCGGGGTGCTGCTCGACGAGGTGCTGAAGCTCTGCGTCCCCGCCGGCTGGTTTCCGCCGGTGACGCCGGGCACCAGCCTCGTCACCATCGGCGGGGCGCTCGCCAACGACGTACACGGCAAGAACCATCACCGTGCCGGCACCTTCGGCCGGCATGTGCGCAGTTTCGAGCTGGCGAGATCGGACGGCTCGATTTTGACCTGCTCACCGATTGAGAACGCCGAGCTCTTCGCGGCGACGGTCGGCGGGATGGGGCTGACCGGGCTGATCACACGGATCGAGCTGCAACTGATGCCCGTCGATTCCGCAGAGATGCTGCAGGAGGCGATCCATTTCGACGGGCTCGATGCCTTCTTCGCCATCGCCGCCGAATCCGACGCGACACATGACTACACCGTCGCCTGGGTCGATTCTCTTGCCGTGGGCCGGCATTTCGGCCGTGGTGTGTTCTTCCGAGCCAATCATGCGCCGGCGTCCGATGCCCCGCCGGCGAAGGCTGGGCCGATCCTGCCGTTCCCGCTGAAGCCGCCATTCCCGCTGATCAACCGGTTGAGCCTGCGGGCCTTCAACGCGCTCTATCGCGCTGCCCAGCCGCGGACGCCGGAGCCAAGGCGCATCGCCTATCGCCCGTTCTTCTATCCGCTCGACCGCGTCCGTGACTGGAACCGCGCCTATGGGCCGAAGGGCCTGCGCCAGTTCCAATGCGCCGTGCCGATGAGTACTGCTCGCGAAGCAGTCGAGGAGATGTTGCGGCTGACGCTGAGGGCAGGCGAGAGCTCGTTCCTCACCGTGCTGAAGCTGTTCGGCGACGTGCCCTCGCCGGGGATGATGTCGTTTCCGATCCCCGGCGCGACGTTGACGCTTGATTTCCCGCATCGCGGCGAGCGCACGCTGAAGCTGCTTGATGGGCTCGACCGTATCGCGATCGAGGCCGGCGGGCGGGTCAACCCTTACAAGGATGCCCGCATGTCGGCTGCGACCTTCGAGGCCTCGTTCCCGCACTGGCGCGACTTCGCGCGCCATATCGATCCGGCCTTCTCGTCGAGCTTCTGGCGGCGGGTGACCGCCGCCTGACCCCGCCTACGAGGCCGCCAGTGCGGGCTCCACCTGCTCGACCGCCGTCACTGTCAGGACGTGCTTCTTGCCGTCGCGGGCGGTCCAGGCGATCGACTGTCCAGCGGCGAGACCGATCAGGGCCGCACCGATCGGAGTCAGCACCGAGACCCGGCCCTGCTCGATATCCGCCTCGCCGGGATAGACGAGCTGGACGCGGCGATGCTGGGCGCTGTCTGAATCGAAGGTGACGAAGGAGCCCATGCGCACGACGTCGGCCGGCAGCTTGCCGGGCGCGACGACCTTGGCGCGGTCCATCTCGGCGAGCAGCTCCTCTGCGACCTCGGGCACGCGCTCGAGGGCCGTGGTGGCGAGGCCGGTCAGGCGCTCATGGTCGATCTCGCCGACGATGATCTTCGGCTTGCGGTGGGTCTTCTGGGTCGGTTGGGTCATGGGCTTTCATCCTGCGATGACGCGCGCGACGGCGGCGACAGAGCGCGACCGGCAGATTCTGGGATTTCTGGGGAGAGACGCCTTGGAGGCCGTGCTGCACCGGGAAGGGACAGCATCGACGGCGCCCCTGGACTCGGGGCGCGCTCGGGCCGAGTCCGGGGCTAGAATTCCGCGATCGGGGCGACCCGGAATACAGAGCGGTGCTTCGTCTTCATACCCATAGACTTGGGGGCTGAGGCCTTGCTGTCAAGGCTGGCTGAAGCTTCATGCCCAAAGCAAAAGGGCCGGCGCAGGCCGGCCCTTCGACAAGCGGGGTAACCTTCTTGCTCAGCCCTTCGCCACCGCGACCTTGCGCAGATAATCGGTGACGATGCGGGTGATGCCGCGCGAGAGCAGGTCATCGAGTGCATCGATGAACTGATCGCACTGCTCGCGCGTGACGATCAGCGGCGGCTCCAGCCGGATGACGTTGCGGTTGTACTCGGTGAAGGCGACGAGCACGTCGTAGTCCTTCAGCAGCAGTGCGCCGATGAAGCCGCAGAGCGAGCCCTTCAGCTTGTCGTCGAGCAGCGCGACCATGTGCTTCACGCCGAAGGGCATGGTCTCGCTGATGTCCTGGAACTCGACGCCGATCATCAGGCCGCGGCCGCGGATTTCCTTGAGCAGGGTCGGGTGCTTGGTGCGAAGCTCGTTCAGGCGCTCGATCAGATAGTCGCCCTGGCGTTTGGCGTTGCCCATCAGGTCCTCGTCATAGAGGACGTTGAGGGCCTCGATCGCCGAGACACAGGCCTCGCCCATGCCGCCGAAGGTCGCCTGGGCGTGGATCAGCGCCGTCTTCGGCTTGCCATAGGCCTTCATGTAGAGCTCGCGGCGGGCGATCATCGCGCCCATTGCCGCCTTGGAGCCGCCGAGCGCCTTGGCGAGGGCGGTGACATCGGGGACGACGCCGTCACGCTCGAAGGCGAAGAACTGGCCGGTGCGGCCGAGCCCGCACTGCACCTCGTCGGCGACCCAGAGCACGCCGTGCTTGTCGCAGAGTGCGCGCAATTGCCGCCAGAAGCCCTCGGGCGCCTCGACGATGCCGCCGCCGCCCTGGATCGTCTCCATCACCACGATGCCGATCGAAGGATCGCTCTCGAGCGCCTGGCGCACCGCTTCGATATCGCCGAACGGCACCTTCACCCGGTTCTCGACCAGCTTGAACTGCGACTGATAGAGGCTGGAATCGGTGACCGAGAGCACACCCTTGGTCTTGCCGTGGAAGGAGTTGGCGGCGTGCAGGATCTTGGACCTGGCCGGTCCCTGAACCTGCTCGGCGACTTTCAGCGCCGCCTCCATCGCCTCCGAGCCGGTCGAGCCGAGGAAGACCATGTCGAGATCGCCCGGCGCGATGGTGGCGAGGTTCTTTGCCAGCGCCGAGGCGTATTGCGACATGAACGCCATGCAGATCTCATGGCGGTTCTCGTCCTGGAATTTCTTCCGGGCGCCGACGATGCGCGGATGGTTGTGGCCGAAGGCGACCGAGCAGAAGCCGCCGAAGAAATCGAGGATCTTGCGGCCGTCCCGGGTGATGTAGTGCATGCCCTCGGCGCGATCGACAATGATCCTGTCGAAGCCGAGCAGCTTGAGGAAATGCACCTGGCCCGGATTGATATGGGCGGTGAAGAGCTCCTTGACCTGCTGGGCATCGAGCTGCTTGGCGGCTTCGACGCTGATCAGTTGCGGGCGCGAGGGCTGCGGAGCCGCCTCGTCAGGCTTGTAGGCGGGCATGCTCATGCGGCCTTCCTCCTCAGCTCGTCCTTGGCCTTGCGGTATTCGGTATAGGCCGCCATCAGCATGTCCTCGTCACGATGTTGCGGCGCCCAGCCGAGTTCGCGCTTGGCCTTCGACGTATCGAGGATGCAGATCTCATCGGCGATCATATACTGCTCGGGGTCCATGATCGGCAGGTTGATCGCATCGAGGCCGTTCAGCGTCAGCTTGACCAGCGAGGCCGGCGTCGGCAGCAGGATCGACTTCGAGCCGGCATGGCGGATCAGGTCGCCGAGCAGCTTCTTCACCGGCGGCGGATCGTCCGAGCCGAGATTATAGGCGCTGTTCGGGAAATCGGCCTTCCAGGCGGCGATGCAGGCGCTGGCGCAGTCGAAGACCGAGATGAACTGGTAGGGGTTGTTCCCTGAGCCGATCATCGGCACCGGCAGGTTCATGTCGATCAGCCGGAAAAGCTTGACCAGGATGCCGAGGCGGCCCGGGCCAATGATCAGCCGCGGCCGGAAGATCGGGATGCGGAAGCCCTTGTCGCGATAGCTCTGGCAGAGCGTTTCGGTCGCGAGCTTGCTCTCGCCATATTCGCCCAGCGGCTTGGCCGGATGGGTCTCGTCCTGCGGCACGGTGACCGAATGGCCGTAGATCATGTCGGTGGTGAAGTGGACGAGCCGATTGGCGCCGTTCTTCTCCATCCAGGACAGGACGTTCTGCGTGCCGTGGTAGTTCACCGGCCAGAAGAAGTCGTGGCGCTCCTTCCGGGTCACGATCGGCGACAGCATCTTGGCCGAGAGATTGTAGACGAGATCATCAGGCGTCAGCGAGATCGCCTCGACGCTCGCCGGATCGGTCACGTCGGCGCGCTGGAAGGGCACCTCGCTGTAGTGCGGATGCGCGCTCTGCTGGATGTCGCAGACGAGGACGTCCTCGCCCATGGCCGCGAGATCCGCCGCCAGATGCGAGCCGACGAAACC is drawn from Bosea sp. Tri-49 and contains these coding sequences:
- a CDS encoding DUF1801 domain-containing protein, which translates into the protein MKTANDKTGDTASASEQIDARIAELTGWRGAALAKVRAIIRQADPEVVETWKWRGVPVWEHAGIVCTGETYKSAVKLTFAKGASLPDPAGLFNSSLDGNTRRAIDIHEGAVIDEAALTALIRAAVALNTAGKKSKKA
- a CDS encoding DUF1801 domain-containing protein, with protein sequence MAGNTTKASAKKTAMKASASAEPVLLSGGNPQIAKGYGEEPVQAYIAAMPGWKSGLGARLDTLITSAVPEVRKAVKWNSPLYGVEDGHWFLGIHVFAKYVKVAFFRGAALDPVPPGTSKQKEVRYLDIREDDALDEAQFTAWVKQAAALPGEKM
- a CDS encoding SRPBCC family protein; the encoded protein is MSTAATQTRSVTVEREIAHPPEKLWRALTQPHLIAEWLMKNDFAPVVGHRFNLRGEWGGVLDCEVLDIEPNRTLSYTWDFAHDDPAFDMKSVVTFTLTPTAKGTLLRMEQAGFRPEQKQAFGGAKAGWQEFFGKLEQLLERAE
- a CDS encoding ArsR/SmtB family transcription factor, whose amino-acid sequence is MPDAHDMLFRTLADPTRRAIFERLCRDGELTVGALTAQAGVSQPAVSKHLGVLRQAGLVRDRHEGRQTHYSAQLGALSPLIDWTSQMAGFWEARFDDLENLLTRMDQ
- a CDS encoding SDR family NAD(P)-dependent oxidoreductase, giving the protein MDLMLNGKRALVAGGSKGIGRAIARQLALEGVDVVIAARNQAELDAAAAEMAQETGRKIVGLTVDTQDDASVKAVVAGTVAALGGLDILVNAAAKPGGQATPPKLAEITDALFFDDVNVKVMGYLRMAREAAPVMEANGWGRIINISGLAARLTGSTIGSIRNVAVAALTKNLADELGPQGINVTVVHPGTTRTEKTPGVVAARAAASGLAAEEVERRMAANVTIGRLVDMAEVADIVAFLASPRSVAINGDAIACGGGSKGAIHY
- a CDS encoding DUF4337 domain-containing protein — translated: MASAAPDVTEDNQPTSKINKRIALLIGILALLLAFSEIGGKNAEQDALSKNIEASNLWAFFQAKTIRGTTLRTAAEAMEIELANATEPAARERLQKRIDGWKATIARYESEPETNEGRKELIVRAKAAEAKRDVSSARDDKYDIVSGLLQIAIVVASAAIITGVALLAWTGVSLGALGLALMIIAEVAPTALF
- a CDS encoding tyrosine recombinase XerC, with translation MSDFDTLRRDWLAHLGHERRLSSKTLEAYGRDIDQFAIFLTHHLDAPPTLKAVAALKPADLRAFLGYRRRDGVGNRTLMRQLAALRSLARFGERSGRLTAAAFAATRGPRLGKGLPRPLDAKAAAAVTRADSRAGEERPDWVLARDAAVLSLLYGSGLRISEALGLKRSDAPVSSADALTVLGKGGKTRMVPVLPIVIEAIATYLAQCPWRLAPEGPLFVGVKGGPLSPRIIQLAVEGLRGSLGLASSATPHALRHSFATHLLGRGGDLRAIQELLGHASLSTTQIYTRIDSTRLLAAYDSAHPRARG
- a CDS encoding MBL fold metallo-hydrolase, which codes for MHAPDPHGLTFPFPEPPAPGQLIEAAPGIFWARIALPFRLDHVNIYLIEDGDGFAVIDTGIGDEATKQAWLGLMAGALAGKRLTRLFVTHFHPDHIGLAGWLHERFGTPLLTSQTSYLGCLNISLSPGASEAPVYKEFYLRHGLSAEVTSVVATLGHGYLKQVTPLPPTFTRVVAGDVLRIGGRDFFVLSGDGHAPEQLMFHCPEANVLLAADQVLAKITPNISVWAVDPEGDPLGLYLRSLTVLPQAIPSGTLVLPGHQLPFYGLAERCAALAAHHGERCRLIAGAVAEGPHSVAELVPVMFTRPLDPHQLSFAFSEVFAHVNAMLRQGELRWAEPQADIMRVIAAG
- a CDS encoding UbiA family prenyltransferase; the protein is MALPAMLRAMRPHHWAKNGLVFVPILLNHDVFASKALLYGLVAFVSFSLMASSIYLLNDIIDVEADRRHPTKCKRPLAAGEITTGQAYAMVPGLLIVSVALTALLPRPDLYLMAWGAYLVLALAYLFVLKRKLLVDVLGLAALHTVRIIAGNAAAAIPISSWLLAFSMFLFLSLALMKRYAELRITQDQSGLKKAGRGYQAEDIEALSQLGMASGCTCALIMALYVDSAAVKQLYRHPEMIWLVCPIILYQIARMWFLARRGNMPDDPLMFMIRDWRSQLMGAVVVLIMLGAKVLP
- a CDS encoding FAD-binding oxidoreductase codes for the protein MSEERAVWRSWGGLEARDSALIEPDDWLAGRRSNQPVLAYGNGRSYGDSCLNDGGGLIAARRLGRILSFDIETGIMVCEAGVLLDEVLKLCVPAGWFPPVTPGTSLVTIGGALANDVHGKNHHRAGTFGRHVRSFELARSDGSILTCSPIENAELFAATVGGMGLTGLITRIELQLMPVDSAEMLQEAIHFDGLDAFFAIAAESDATHDYTVAWVDSLAVGRHFGRGVFFRANHAPASDAPPAKAGPILPFPLKPPFPLINRLSLRAFNALYRAAQPRTPEPRRIAYRPFFYPLDRVRDWNRAYGPKGLRQFQCAVPMSTAREAVEEMLRLTLRAGESSFLTVLKLFGDVPSPGMMSFPIPGATLTLDFPHRGERTLKLLDGLDRIAIEAGGRVNPYKDARMSAATFEASFPHWRDFARHIDPAFSSSFWRRVTAA
- the rnk gene encoding nucleoside diphosphate kinase regulator, producing MTQPTQKTHRKPKIIVGEIDHERLTGLATTALERVPEVAEELLAEMDRAKVVAPGKLPADVVRMGSFVTFDSDSAQHRRVQLVYPGEADIEQGRVSVLTPIGAALIGLAAGQSIAWTARDGKKHVLTVTAVEQVEPALAAS
- a CDS encoding aspartate aminotransferase family protein; the encoded protein is MSMPAYKPDEAAPQPSRPQLISVEAAKQLDAQQVKELFTAHINPGQVHFLKLLGFDRIIVDRAEGMHYITRDGRKILDFFGGFCSVAFGHNHPRIVGARKKFQDENRHEICMAFMSQYASALAKNLATIAPGDLDMVFLGSTGSEAMEAALKVAEQVQGPARSKILHAANSFHGKTKGVLSVTDSSLYQSQFKLVENRVKVPFGDIEAVRQALESDPSIGIVVMETIQGGGGIVEAPEGFWRQLRALCDKHGVLWVADEVQCGLGRTGQFFAFERDGVVPDVTALAKALGGSKAAMGAMIARRELYMKAYGKPKTALIHAQATFGGMGEACVSAIEALNVLYDEDLMGNAKRQGDYLIERLNELRTKHPTLLKEIRGRGLMIGVEFQDISETMPFGVKHMVALLDDKLKGSLCGFIGALLLKDYDVLVAFTEYNRNVIRLEPPLIVTREQCDQFIDALDDLLSRGITRIVTDYLRKVAVAKG
- a CDS encoding NAD-dependent epimerase/dehydratase family protein, which encodes MKHIIIGGDGFVGSHLAADLAAMGEDVLVCDIQQSAHPHYSEVPFQRADVTDPASVEAISLTPDDLVYNLSAKMLSPIVTRKERHDFFWPVNYHGTQNVLSWMEKNGANRLVHFTTDMIYGHSVTVPQDETHPAKPLGEYGESKLATETLCQSYRDKGFRIPIFRPRLIIGPGRLGILVKLFRLIDMNLPVPMIGSGNNPYQFISVFDCASACIAAWKADFPNSAYNLGSDDPPPVKKLLGDLIRHAGSKSILLPTPASLVKLTLNGLDAINLPIMDPEQYMIADEICILDTSKAKRELGWAPQHRDEDMLMAAYTEYRKAKDELRRKAA